A window of Rufibacter sp. LB8 contains these coding sequences:
- a CDS encoding DUF2911 domain-containing protein, producing the protein MNTPKKNSFLLTMLFLFAMTAQVFGQDAPKPKASPAATATGKVGKANITIAYSSPAVKGRNVWADLAPAGKAWRAGANEATTFTTDQDITVEGKTLKAGKYSVFMVPGEKEWQIIFNSQTGQWGTTRQGANFDPANNVLTVNVKPKKSKEMNERLLYAINSKGFSLLWENLEVPVSIK; encoded by the coding sequence ATGAACACTCCTAAGAAAAACAGCTTTTTGCTGACAATGCTTTTCCTGTTCGCAATGACCGCTCAGGTGTTTGGGCAAGACGCGCCCAAACCGAAGGCCAGCCCAGCGGCTACCGCCACCGGAAAAGTAGGGAAAGCCAACATTACCATCGCCTACAGCAGCCCAGCGGTGAAAGGCCGAAACGTGTGGGCAGACCTGGCGCCAGCCGGAAAAGCCTGGAGAGCGGGTGCCAACGAGGCCACCACCTTCACCACTGACCAAGACATCACAGTAGAAGGTAAAACTCTGAAAGCCGGCAAGTACAGCGTGTTTATGGTACCAGGTGAGAAAGAATGGCAAATCATCTTCAATTCGCAGACCGGACAGTGGGGAACCACCCGGCAAGGCGCCAACTTTGACCCAGCTAACAACGTGCTCACCGTAAACGTGAAGCCTAAGAAATCGAAGGAAATGAACGAGCGCTTGTTGTACGCCATCAACAGCAAAGGCTTCTCGCTGCTGTGGGAAAACCTGGAAGTGCCGGTTTCCATCAAGTAG
- a CDS encoding type II toxin-antitoxin system PemK/MazF family toxin has translation MKPKQFEVWVADLNPRIGTETGKVRPVVILQTDLLNKTHPSTIICPITINVQPEAEILRVHLPKGTANVKEACDIMIDQIRAIDNSRLVRKIGQLEEELRQKIKENVRIVLDLDV, from the coding sequence ATGAAGCCTAAGCAGTTTGAGGTCTGGGTGGCGGACCTTAACCCCAGAATTGGCACCGAAACCGGCAAAGTCCGCCCCGTGGTCATTCTCCAAACCGACCTCCTGAACAAAACTCACCCTTCTACCATCATCTGCCCCATTACTATCAACGTGCAACCCGAGGCGGAGATTCTGCGAGTGCACCTGCCCAAAGGCACCGCCAACGTGAAAGAAGCCTGCGACATCATGATAGACCAAATCAGAGCCATTGACAACTCCAGACTTGTGCGCAAGATTGGTCAGTTAGAGGAGGAACTGCGGCAGAAGATAAAGGAAAATGTGCGGATTGTGCTGGATTTAGATGTGTAA